One window from the genome of Amycolatopsis sp. NBC_01480 encodes:
- a CDS encoding ABC transporter permease has protein sequence MTDQAESVRVTDPGKPLSPQRKRFAWRADPRLLGLTGVLVVLCLVGQLTRPDQFFTDGNISTILRLAAAIGVVSVGMTFVIISGGIDLSVGSIVALSSVWLTTLATQSYGPGVMVLCGVLVGLGCGLVNGILVSYGKIVPFIATLAMYVAARGLAERISGRRTQVVADAGFLDFFRGSLLGIPVLIWMFALVFAVGWVVLNRTTFGRRTYAVGGNAEASRLAGINVKRHTALVYGVAGLCCGIAALMVVARTTAGASTNGMLYELDAIAAVVIGGTLLTGGRGSLIGTLIGVLIFTVLSNIFTLNNLDTDIQNIAKGVIIVLAALLQFRSRKTPHP, from the coding sequence ATGACGGATCAAGCCGAGTCGGTCCGGGTCACCGACCCGGGGAAGCCCTTGTCCCCCCAGCGGAAACGGTTCGCCTGGCGAGCCGATCCCCGGCTGCTCGGGCTGACCGGGGTGCTGGTGGTGCTGTGCCTGGTCGGCCAGCTGACCCGGCCGGACCAGTTCTTCACCGACGGCAACATCTCGACGATCCTGCGCCTGGCCGCGGCGATCGGCGTGGTCAGCGTCGGCATGACGTTCGTGATCATCAGCGGCGGGATCGACCTGTCCGTCGGGTCCATCGTCGCGCTCTCCAGCGTCTGGCTGACCACCTTGGCCACCCAGTCCTACGGGCCGGGCGTGATGGTCCTCTGCGGGGTGCTGGTCGGGCTCGGCTGCGGGCTGGTCAACGGGATTCTGGTGTCCTACGGGAAGATCGTGCCGTTCATCGCGACGCTGGCGATGTACGTGGCGGCCCGCGGGCTCGCCGAGCGCATCAGCGGACGCCGGACGCAGGTGGTCGCGGACGCCGGCTTCCTCGACTTCTTCCGCGGCAGCCTGCTCGGCATCCCGGTGCTGATCTGGATGTTCGCGCTGGTGTTCGCCGTCGGCTGGGTGGTGCTGAACCGCACCACCTTCGGCCGCCGCACGTACGCGGTCGGCGGCAACGCGGAGGCCTCGCGGCTGGCCGGCATCAACGTCAAACGGCACACCGCGCTCGTGTATGGCGTCGCCGGGCTGTGCTGCGGAATTGCCGCGCTGATGGTCGTCGCGCGCACCACCGCGGGCGCCTCCACCAACGGCATGCTCTACGAACTCGACGCCATCGCCGCGGTGGTCATCGGCGGCACGCTGCTGACCGGCGGCCGCGGCTCGCTCATCGGCACCCTGATCGGCGTGCTGATCTTCACCGTGCTGTCGAACATCTTCACCCTCAACAACCTGGACACCGACATCCAGAACATCGCCAAGGGCGTGATCATCGTCCTGGCCGCGCTGCTGCAGTTCCGTTCTCGTAAGACACCGCACCCGTAA
- a CDS encoding substrate-binding domain-containing protein has product MTEQSLHRRRFLLGGAAVGAGALLTACTSNQAPAQENAGANVANAGDNSKPGTPVTIGFSAPAADHGWMAAMTKNARAQAGKFSEVTLNATEGTNDVNQQISQVETLINAKVNVLVILPFDGKALTAAGQQAMDAGIPVINLDRVFDTPLAYRTWIGGDNYRMGVNAGSYVAQQMKAKNLTNPIIGEVAGIDSLPLTQDRSRGFRDALARQGFKVGPRVSAQFTPESGEQQTSNLLQSAPKLDALWNHDDDQGVGVVAALSNANRSEFVMVGGAGSKNAMNLIKADSGPLKATVLYSPSMASSAIVLARLLGQNKGVGDFAEHEIPSEITTYSAVVTKENVDQYLDVGFDS; this is encoded by the coding sequence ATGACCGAACAATCCTTGCACCGCCGCAGATTCCTGCTCGGTGGTGCGGCCGTCGGGGCCGGTGCGCTGCTCACCGCCTGCACCTCGAACCAGGCCCCGGCGCAGGAGAACGCGGGCGCCAACGTCGCGAACGCCGGTGACAACAGCAAGCCGGGCACCCCGGTCACCATCGGGTTCTCGGCGCCTGCCGCCGACCACGGCTGGATGGCGGCGATGACCAAGAACGCCCGCGCGCAGGCCGGGAAGTTCAGCGAGGTCACGCTCAACGCGACCGAGGGCACCAACGACGTCAACCAGCAGATCTCCCAGGTGGAGACGCTGATCAACGCCAAGGTGAACGTGCTGGTGATCCTGCCGTTCGACGGCAAGGCACTCACCGCCGCCGGGCAGCAGGCGATGGACGCCGGCATCCCGGTGATCAACCTGGACCGCGTGTTCGACACCCCGCTGGCGTACCGCACCTGGATCGGCGGCGACAACTACCGGATGGGCGTCAACGCCGGGAGTTACGTCGCGCAGCAGATGAAGGCGAAGAACCTCACGAACCCGATCATCGGCGAGGTCGCGGGCATCGACTCGCTGCCGCTGACCCAGGACCGCAGCCGCGGCTTCCGGGATGCCTTGGCCCGTCAGGGTTTCAAGGTCGGCCCGCGGGTCTCCGCGCAGTTCACGCCGGAGTCCGGCGAGCAGCAGACCTCGAACCTGCTGCAGTCGGCGCCCAAGCTGGACGCGCTGTGGAACCACGACGACGACCAAGGTGTCGGCGTGGTCGCGGCGCTCAGCAACGCCAACCGCAGCGAGTTCGTGATGGTCGGCGGCGCCGGCTCGAAAAACGCGATGAACCTGATCAAGGCCGACTCCGGGCCGCTGAAGGCGACGGTGCTCTACAGCCCGTCGATGGCCTCGTCGGCGATCGTGCTGGCGCGGCTGCTCGGCCAGAACAAGGGCGTGGGCGACTTCGCCGAGCACGAGATCCCGTCCGAGATCACCACGTACTCCGCGGTGGTCACCAAGGAGAACGTCGACCAGTACCTGGACGTCGGCTTCGACTCCTGA
- a CDS encoding Gfo/Idh/MocA family protein, with the protein MSTARETIGIGMVGHAFMGAVHSHAWRNVHRFFETPLIPRLAVLGGRDEGRAKAAAERFGWADVETDWRALITRDDVDLVDICTPGDSHAEIAIAALEAGKHVLCEKPLANTLAEAEAMAAAAAKASEHGVRSMVAFNYRRVPALAHARHLVESGALGEIRHVRSVYLQDWLSDPQSPMTWRLRKEKAGSGALGDLGAHIVDAAQFVTGERITGVSALTNTFVPERPDGDGGRGQVTVDDTALFLGRLSGGAVANFEVTRYALGRKNAMRLEVNGSKASLAFDFESMNELSWYDGTGRSTEAGFRRILVTEPEHPYVGVWWPPGHLLGYEHTFTNEVADLLTAIGEGTDPAPSFEDGLGVQRVLDAVERSAAEEARWTAVNSS; encoded by the coding sequence ATGAGCACGGCCAGGGAAACGATCGGGATCGGCATGGTGGGCCACGCGTTCATGGGTGCGGTGCATTCGCACGCCTGGCGCAACGTCCACCGGTTCTTCGAGACGCCGCTGATCCCGAGACTCGCCGTGCTCGGCGGTCGCGACGAAGGCCGGGCGAAGGCCGCCGCGGAGCGGTTCGGCTGGGCGGACGTCGAGACGGACTGGCGGGCGCTGATCACCCGCGACGACGTCGACCTGGTCGACATCTGCACCCCGGGCGACAGCCACGCCGAGATCGCGATCGCCGCGCTCGAAGCGGGAAAACACGTGCTCTGCGAAAAGCCGTTGGCCAACACCCTGGCCGAGGCCGAGGCGATGGCCGCGGCGGCGGCGAAGGCCAGCGAACACGGCGTCCGCTCGATGGTCGCCTTCAACTACCGCCGGGTGCCTGCGCTCGCGCACGCCCGTCACCTGGTCGAGAGCGGGGCGCTCGGCGAGATCCGGCACGTGCGGTCGGTGTACCTGCAGGACTGGCTGTCCGACCCACAGTCGCCGATGACTTGGCGGCTGCGCAAGGAAAAGGCCGGTTCGGGGGCGCTGGGCGACCTCGGCGCGCACATCGTCGACGCCGCCCAGTTCGTCACCGGCGAGCGGATCACCGGGGTTTCCGCGCTGACGAACACTTTTGTGCCGGAGCGGCCGGACGGCGACGGCGGCCGGGGGCAGGTCACGGTCGACGACACCGCGCTGTTCCTCGGCCGGCTTTCCGGCGGGGCGGTGGCGAACTTCGAGGTGACCCGGTACGCGCTGGGCCGCAAGAACGCGATGCGGCTGGAAGTCAACGGGTCGAAGGCGAGCCTCGCGTTCGACTTCGAATCGATGAACGAGCTGTCCTGGTACGACGGCACCGGGCGTTCGACCGAGGCCGGGTTCCGCCGGATCCTGGTCACCGAGCCGGAGCACCCGTACGTCGGGGTGTGGTGGCCGCCGGGGCACCTGCTCGGGTACGAGCACACGTTCACCAACGAGGTCGCCGACCTGCTCACCGCGATCGGCGAAGGCACCGACCCGGCGCCGTCGTTCGAGGACGGGCTGGGGGTCCAGCGGGTGCTCGACGCGGTCGAGCGGAGCGCGGCCGAAGAGGCGCGCTGGACCGCCGTTAACAGCTCGTGA
- a CDS encoding inositol-3-phosphate synthase, giving the protein MPAQERTGLWLVGARGSVATTATAGLLALRAGVAGPTGCVTELPAFAGVPLPGWDDLVLGGHDIVATPLEKRAEQLAGAGVLGHAVFAAVRAGLAEVDAEIRDGYHPATHTGAQADAAERLSADIRDFAVRHDLARVVVIDISSTEAPCPHLPEHDDLDALEQALADPARAVLPPSSLSAYAALKAGSPYVGFTPSAGITLPALQQLAEREGLPYAGCDGKTGETLLRTVLAPMFSARALKVRSWSGTNLLGGGDGETLADPVTVGSKLESKARGLAALLGDEVTAPLHIDNVPDLGEVKTAWDHVSFEGFLGARMSLQFTWTGYDSALAAPLILDLARLVGAAHAAGQTGVLTELGFFFKDPLGSDEHRFAEQTRRLTDWAATL; this is encoded by the coding sequence ATGCCTGCTCAGGAGCGCACCGGCCTTTGGCTGGTAGGAGCGAGGGGCTCGGTCGCCACGACCGCGACGGCCGGGCTGCTGGCCCTGCGCGCGGGAGTGGCCGGGCCGACCGGCTGTGTCACCGAGCTGCCCGCGTTCGCCGGTGTGCCGTTGCCCGGCTGGGACGACCTGGTCCTCGGCGGTCACGACATCGTCGCCACCCCGCTGGAGAAGCGTGCCGAGCAGCTGGCCGGCGCCGGGGTGCTCGGCCACGCGGTGTTCGCGGCGGTCCGGGCCGGGCTGGCCGAGGTGGACGCCGAGATCCGCGACGGTTATCACCCGGCGACGCACACGGGCGCGCAGGCCGACGCGGCGGAACGGCTTTCCGCGGACATCCGGGACTTCGCCGTCCGGCACGACCTCGCCCGGGTCGTGGTGATCGACATTTCCTCCACCGAGGCCCCGTGCCCCCACCTGCCCGAGCACGACGACCTCGACGCGCTTGAGCAGGCACTGGCGGACCCGGCTCGCGCCGTCCTTCCGCCCAGCTCACTTTCGGCGTACGCGGCGCTGAAAGCGGGCAGCCCGTACGTCGGGTTCACGCCGTCCGCCGGGATCACCCTGCCTGCGTTGCAACAACTCGCCGAGCGAGAGGGACTTCCGTACGCGGGTTGTGACGGCAAGACCGGCGAAACCTTGCTCCGCACCGTGCTCGCGCCGATGTTCTCGGCCCGGGCGCTGAAGGTCCGCTCGTGGTCGGGCACCAACCTGCTGGGCGGCGGCGACGGCGAGACGCTGGCCGACCCGGTGACCGTCGGCAGCAAGCTCGAATCCAAGGCCCGCGGGCTGGCGGCGCTGCTCGGCGACGAGGTCACCGCGCCGCTGCACATCGACAACGTGCCCGACCTCGGCGAGGTCAAAACGGCTTGGGACCACGTGTCCTTCGAGGGTTTCCTCGGCGCGCGGATGAGCCTGCAGTTCACCTGGACCGGTTACGACTCGGCCCTCGCGGCCCCGTTGATCCTCGACCTCGCCCGGCTGGTGGGCGCGGCGCACGCGGCCGGACAGACCGGGGTGCTGACCGAACTCGGGTTCTTCTTCAAGGACCCGCTGGGCAGCGACGAGCACCGGTTCGCCGAGCAGACCCGTCGGCTGACGGACTGGGCGGCGACCCTGTGA
- a CDS encoding SCO3242 family prenyltransferase, with product MKSPALKDYVQLVRAPAALTVLGDTVAGSAAAGLRLSGRRLLLPFSSVAFYWAGMALNDWADRKLDAVERPERPIPSGRVSAGAALGTGAALTAAGLGLAALGGGRMAVAVPLAASVWAYDTVFKPTPAGPLAMAVCRTLDVLLGAGGETRRAVTAAAAVGVHTLGVTALSTGEVHGANPNTARAALATTGVATTLAVSGPACTRWNRLLSVAAGSGYAGFVGRAQADAIRDPSAKMVRHATKTGIHGMVPLQASLAAKRSVFGAALVAAALPIARRLSRKVSPT from the coding sequence GTGAAAAGCCCTGCGCTCAAGGATTACGTGCAGCTGGTCCGCGCGCCGGCCGCGCTGACCGTGCTCGGTGACACCGTCGCCGGCTCCGCTGCCGCCGGATTACGCCTGAGTGGACGGCGGTTGCTGCTGCCGTTTTCGTCGGTCGCCTTCTACTGGGCCGGGATGGCGCTCAACGACTGGGCGGACCGGAAACTCGACGCCGTGGAACGGCCCGAGCGGCCGATCCCGTCCGGCCGGGTGAGCGCCGGCGCGGCCCTCGGCACCGGGGCCGCGCTGACCGCGGCCGGGCTGGGGCTGGCCGCGCTCGGCGGTGGGCGGATGGCCGTGGCGGTCCCGCTCGCGGCGTCGGTGTGGGCGTACGACACCGTGTTCAAGCCGACCCCGGCCGGCCCGCTCGCGATGGCGGTCTGCCGCACGCTCGACGTTCTGCTCGGCGCGGGCGGGGAAACCCGGCGGGCGGTGACGGCCGCGGCGGCGGTCGGCGTGCACACGCTCGGCGTCACCGCGTTGTCCACCGGCGAGGTGCACGGCGCGAACCCGAACACCGCCCGTGCCGCGCTCGCCACCACCGGTGTGGCGACAACGTTGGCAGTCTCGGGCCCGGCGTGCACCCGGTGGAACCGGCTGCTGTCGGTGGCCGCGGGCTCGGGTTACGCGGGCTTCGTCGGCCGGGCGCAGGCGGACGCCATCCGCGACCCCTCGGCCAAGATGGTCCGCCACGCCACCAAAACCGGCATCCACGGCATGGTCCCGTTGCAGGCCTCGCTCGCGGCCAAGCGGTCGGTGTTCGGCGCGGCGCTGGTCGCGGCCGCGCTGCCGATCGCGCGCCGGCTGTCGCGGAAGGTGAGCCCGACATGA
- a CDS encoding EboA domain-containing protein — translation MTFHLGYGTNGFSNHRLDDALAVIADLGYTGVALTLDHDHLDPFADDLAQRVDHVAARLSALGLNRVVIETGARYLLDPWHKHSPTLLSHEPEPRIDFLARALRIAADLGADCVSFWSGVSTVDVDVAWVRLRAGLAAVLEHAERLNVRLAMEPEPGHLVQHLSQVLDLRQELGEPELFGVTLDVGHCVAVEPADAAECIRLAGPLLWNVQLDDMVPNVHEHLEFGEGQLDLPATLAALDEIGYTGLAAVELPRHSHAAPDVARRAIEALRAARPEETPPDTWLGRAERRIREEPSVIGSLFPAVGREVGRAPLEPDTDPQGLVGGTVDDQARARLITVLARQLSADELAAELGELYRYGDDAERRGVLRGLNQLVEDGVIEGKISAAGARIVAEALRANDTRLVAAAMGAFAARHLEPHAWRHGVLKCVFVGVPLAAVASLEARADDELRRMLADFADERQAAGRDVPADAVKLLEEGR, via the coding sequence ATGACCTTCCACCTTGGTTACGGCACCAACGGGTTTTCGAACCACCGGCTCGACGACGCGCTCGCGGTGATCGCCGACCTCGGTTACACCGGCGTGGCGCTGACCCTGGACCACGATCACCTCGACCCGTTCGCCGACGATCTGGCCCAGCGCGTCGACCACGTCGCCGCCCGGCTTTCCGCGCTCGGCCTGAACCGCGTGGTGATCGAAACCGGCGCGCGCTACCTGCTCGACCCGTGGCACAAGCACTCGCCGACGCTGCTTTCGCACGAGCCCGAGCCGCGGATCGACTTCCTGGCCCGTGCCCTGCGGATCGCGGCGGACCTCGGCGCGGACTGCGTCTCGTTCTGGTCCGGGGTGTCCACAGTGGACGTCGATGTGGCCTGGGTGCGGCTGCGGGCCGGGCTGGCCGCGGTGCTGGAACACGCGGAACGGCTGAACGTCCGGCTGGCCATGGAGCCCGAGCCCGGGCACCTGGTGCAGCACCTGAGCCAGGTGCTGGACCTGCGCCAGGAACTCGGCGAGCCGGAGCTGTTCGGCGTCACGCTCGACGTCGGGCATTGCGTTGCCGTGGAACCTGCTGACGCGGCCGAGTGCATCCGCCTCGCCGGGCCGTTGCTGTGGAACGTGCAGCTCGACGACATGGTCCCGAACGTCCACGAGCACCTGGAGTTCGGCGAGGGACAGCTGGACCTGCCCGCGACGCTCGCCGCACTGGACGAGATCGGCTACACCGGGCTGGCCGCGGTCGAGCTGCCCCGCCACAGCCATGCCGCGCCGGACGTCGCGCGGCGGGCGATCGAGGCGCTGCGGGCGGCGCGGCCGGAGGAAACCCCGCCGGACACGTGGCTGGGCCGGGCCGAACGCCGGATCCGGGAGGAGCCGTCGGTGATCGGCTCGCTGTTCCCGGCCGTCGGCCGCGAGGTCGGCCGCGCGCCGCTGGAGCCTGATACCGATCCGCAGGGGCTGGTCGGCGGCACCGTCGACGATCAGGCCCGGGCCCGGCTGATCACCGTGCTCGCGCGGCAGCTTTCGGCCGACGAACTGGCGGCTGAGCTGGGGGAGCTGTACCGGTACGGCGACGACGCCGAGCGGCGTGGCGTCCTGCGCGGGCTGAACCAGCTCGTCGAGGACGGGGTGATCGAGGGCAAGATCAGCGCGGCCGGAGCCCGGATCGTCGCGGAAGCCCTGCGCGCCAACGACACCCGGCTGGTCGCCGCCGCCATGGGCGCCTTCGCGGCGCGTCACCTGGAGCCGCACGCGTGGCGGCACGGGGTGCTGAAGTGCGTCTTCGTGGGCGTCCCGCTCGCCGCCGTCGCGAGTCTCGAAGCCCGCGCGGACGACGAGCTGCGAAGGATGCTCGCCGACTTCGCCGACGAACGCCAGGCGGCCGGCCGTGACGTGCCCGCCGACGCCGTGAAGCTGCTTGAGGAAGGTCGTTAG
- a CDS encoding TatD family hydrolase — protein MRIFDPHIHMTSRTTNDYEAMYAAGVRALVEPAFWLGQPRTSVGSFTDYFDALIGWERFRAAQFGIRHHCTIALNPKEANDPRCVEVLDVLPRYLAKDGVVAVGEVGYDSMTKEEDEVFARQLGLAVEHELPVLVHTPHRDKLEGTKRTLDVVAESGLAPERVVVDHLNEVTVELVKDSGAWMGFSIYPDTKMDEHRMVEILRRYGLEKMIVNSAADWGRSDPLKTAKTGQAMLLAGFTEAQVDQVLWENPVAFYGQSGRLTLDPLPGFTGEASEFAGNSVLRGARK, from the coding sequence GTGCGCATCTTCGATCCCCACATCCACATGACCTCCCGGACCACCAACGACTACGAGGCGATGTACGCGGCCGGCGTCCGGGCGCTCGTCGAACCGGCGTTCTGGCTCGGCCAGCCGCGCACCAGCGTCGGCTCCTTCACCGACTACTTCGACGCGCTGATCGGCTGGGAGCGGTTCCGCGCCGCCCAGTTCGGCATCCGGCACCACTGCACGATCGCGCTGAACCCCAAGGAGGCCAACGATCCCCGCTGCGTCGAGGTGCTCGACGTGCTGCCGCGCTACCTGGCCAAGGACGGGGTGGTCGCGGTCGGCGAGGTCGGCTACGACTCGATGACCAAGGAAGAGGACGAAGTCTTCGCGCGGCAGCTGGGGCTCGCCGTCGAGCACGAACTCCCGGTCCTGGTGCACACCCCGCACCGCGACAAGCTGGAAGGGACCAAGCGCACGCTCGACGTGGTCGCCGAATCCGGGCTCGCGCCGGAGCGGGTGGTGGTCGATCACCTCAACGAGGTCACGGTCGAGCTGGTCAAGGACTCCGGCGCCTGGATGGGGTTCTCCATCTACCCTGACACCAAAATGGACGAGCACCGGATGGTCGAGATCCTGCGCCGGTACGGGCTGGAGAAGATGATCGTCAACTCGGCCGCCGACTGGGGCCGTTCGGATCCGCTGAAGACCGCGAAAACCGGGCAGGCCATGCTGCTGGCCGGTTTCACCGAGGCGCAGGTGGACCAGGTGCTGTGGGAGAACCCGGTCGCCTTCTACGGCCAAAGCGGGCGGCTCACACTGGACCCGCTGCCCGGGTTCACCGGCGAGGCGAGCGAGTTCGCGGGCAACTCGGTGCTGCGAGGTGCGCGCAAATGA
- the eboE gene encoding metabolite traffic protein EboE — protein MISYCTNVHPAEDVDGIVAQLERYALPVRERLGADRLGVGLWLSAPVARGLADDAAARKRFRAELDARGLAVYTLNAFPYGGFHDEVVKQAVYRPSWTSKDRAAYTIDCVTVLADLLAPDASYGSISTLPLAWREPWTEHDDHRAAEAFEQVVQAIRVTGDRPIRLAVEPEPGCVLDTVADALGWLSGRADPEYVGLCLDTCHLAVSFADPAETLAAIAKSGLDVVKVQASAALHVERPAEAREALAAFAEPRYLHQVRELGADGAVHKADDLPEALTELPGEGPWRVHFHMPLHQEPAAPLGTTTDVLRAVAAGLPGEPHVEVETYTWSVLPDAGDLVGGIAAELEWAGRNLVGEGVSA, from the coding sequence ATGATCTCCTACTGCACCAACGTGCACCCCGCCGAGGACGTTGACGGCATCGTCGCGCAACTGGAGCGGTACGCGCTGCCGGTCCGTGAACGGCTGGGCGCCGACCGGCTCGGCGTCGGGCTCTGGCTGTCCGCTCCGGTCGCGCGTGGGCTCGCCGACGATGCCGCCGCGCGTAAGCGCTTCCGCGCCGAGCTGGACGCCCGCGGGCTGGCCGTGTACACGCTCAATGCCTTCCCGTACGGCGGTTTCCACGACGAGGTGGTCAAGCAGGCCGTCTACCGTCCATCGTGGACCAGCAAGGACCGGGCGGCTTACACGATCGATTGCGTGACCGTGCTCGCGGACCTGCTCGCCCCCGACGCCTCGTACGGCAGCATCTCCACGCTCCCGCTCGCCTGGCGTGAGCCCTGGACCGAGCACGATGATCACCGGGCGGCCGAGGCGTTCGAGCAGGTCGTGCAGGCGATCCGGGTCACCGGCGACCGGCCGATCCGGCTGGCCGTCGAGCCCGAGCCGGGCTGTGTGCTGGACACGGTGGCCGACGCGCTGGGCTGGCTTTCGGGCCGCGCCGACCCGGAGTACGTCGGGCTGTGCCTGGACACCTGCCACCTCGCGGTGTCGTTCGCCGACCCGGCGGAAACCCTGGCGGCGATCGCGAAATCCGGGCTGGACGTCGTCAAGGTGCAGGCCTCCGCGGCCCTGCACGTGGAGAGGCCCGCCGAGGCACGCGAGGCGCTGGCCGCGTTCGCCGAACCCCGGTATCTGCACCAGGTCCGGGAACTCGGCGCCGACGGGGCGGTGCACAAGGCCGACGACCTGCCCGAGGCGTTGACCGAACTGCCGGGCGAGGGGCCGTGGCGGGTGCACTTCCACATGCCGTTGCACCAGGAACCGGCGGCGCCACTCGGCACGACGACGGACGTCTTGCGCGCGGTGGCCGCTGGTCTGCCCGGGGAGCCGCACGTCGAGGTGGAGACCTACACCTGGAGCGTGCTGCCGGACGCCGGGGACCTGGTCGGCGGGATCGCCGCCGAACTCGAATGGGCCGGACGGAACCTGGTCGGGGAAGGGGTTTCCGCATGA
- a CDS encoding alkaline phosphatase family protein: protein MKPLVVIDVVGLTPKALRDMPKLSAVASEGWQAELGTVLPAVTCSAQSTFLTGLMPARHGIVGNGWYFRELGEIFLWRQHNRLVGGEKLWETARAAHPGYSSANVCWWYAMGMSTDITVTPRPIYHADGRKSPDAYVRPPELHDQLTGALGEFPLFQYWGPTASLKSSRWVIGATRQILRERRPDLLLAYVPHLDYDLQRFGPDGPEAAKAARELDNALAPLLDDARNAGATVVALSEYGITNVHRPVDINRALRREGLLEVYTQAGMEYLDPWASRAFAVADHQVAHVYVRDESDVDRVRSIVGELAGVDEVLDREAQAKYGIDHERAGELVAVAEPDSWFTYYYWLDDARKPDFARGVEIHRKPGYDPAELFFDPEDKFAKARAGLNLAKKFAGLRYTMDVVPTDPRWVRGSHGRLPDSAEDGPLLLCSDPAFEPSGRIGATGVQPLLLSLQGLTVPAVY from the coding sequence ATGAAGCCGCTGGTCGTGATCGACGTCGTCGGGCTGACCCCGAAGGCGCTGCGGGACATGCCGAAGCTGTCCGCGGTGGCAAGCGAGGGCTGGCAGGCGGAGCTGGGCACGGTGCTGCCGGCGGTCACCTGCAGCGCGCAGTCGACGTTCCTCACCGGGCTGATGCCGGCCCGGCACGGGATCGTCGGCAACGGCTGGTACTTCCGCGAGCTGGGGGAGATCTTCCTGTGGCGCCAGCACAACCGGCTCGTCGGCGGCGAGAAGCTCTGGGAGACCGCGCGGGCGGCGCACCCCGGGTACAGTTCGGCGAACGTCTGCTGGTGGTATGCGATGGGCATGTCCACCGACATCACGGTGACCCCGCGGCCGATCTACCACGCCGACGGCCGCAAGTCGCCGGACGCGTACGTGCGCCCGCCCGAGCTGCACGATCAGCTGACCGGCGCGTTGGGGGAGTTCCCGCTGTTCCAGTACTGGGGACCGACGGCGTCGCTCAAGTCGAGCCGGTGGGTGATCGGCGCGACGCGGCAGATCCTGCGCGAGCGCCGTCCGGATCTGCTGCTGGCGTACGTTCCGCACCTGGACTACGACCTTCAGCGTTTCGGTCCCGACGGACCTGAAGCGGCGAAGGCCGCGCGGGAACTGGACAACGCCCTCGCCCCGCTGCTCGACGACGCGCGCAACGCCGGGGCGACCGTGGTCGCCTTGAGCGAGTACGGGATCACCAACGTGCACCGGCCGGTCGACATCAACCGCGCGCTGCGCCGGGAGGGTCTGCTGGAGGTCTACACCCAGGCGGGCATGGAATACCTCGACCCGTGGGCCTCGCGGGCGTTCGCCGTCGCCGATCACCAGGTCGCGCACGTGTACGTCCGCGATGAGTCCGATGTGGACCGAGTGCGGTCGATCGTCGGCGAGCTGGCCGGGGTCGACGAAGTCCTCGACCGCGAGGCGCAGGCGAAGTACGGGATCGACCACGAACGCGCGGGCGAGCTGGTCGCGGTGGCCGAGCCGGACTCGTGGTTCACCTACTACTACTGGCTCGACGACGCCCGTAAACCCGATTTCGCCCGCGGCGTCGAGATCCACCGCAAGCCCGGGTACGACCCGGCCGAGCTGTTCTTCGACCCTGAAGACAAGTTCGCGAAGGCCCGGGCCGGGCTGAACCTGGCGAAGAAGTTCGCCGGGCTGCGGTACACGATGGACGTCGTCCCGACCGATCCGCGCTGGGTGCGCGGCTCGCACGGGCGGCTGCCGGATTCCGCCGAAGACGGTCCACTGCTGCTGTGTTCGGATCCCGCTTTCGAACCATCCGGCCGCATTGGTGCGACCGGCGTGCAGCCATTGTTGTTATCCCTACAAGGTCTCACTGTGCCAGCTGTTTACTGA